A single window of Drosophila suzukii chromosome 3, CBGP_Dsuzu_IsoJpt1.0, whole genome shotgun sequence DNA harbors:
- the LOC108011633 gene encoding very long chain fatty acid elongase 7 — protein MAIILQEAQEWYRDLMDNKSDPRVNNFFLLSSPLPTLAMCIFYAYFSKSLGPRLMAKRKPMELRSVLVIYNAIQTIFSAWIFYEYLMSGWWGHYSLKCQPVDYSTSGLAMRMVNICWWYYISKFTEFFDTLFFILRKKNEHVSTLHVIHHGCMPFSVWMGLKFAPGGHSTFFALLNSFVHIVMYFYYMIAAMGPKYQKFIWWKKYLTTFQMVQFVAIFTHQFQLLFRECDYPKGFMVWIGLHGVMFLFLFSDFYKAKYLNAARRRRQAVKANGHANGLHSNGHSKHVGEGDTLVANGSNTGACMPVMEDEYVKSNGHANGAYKDGFFKEGVLSNNDAIFNPDSSSSSLHQRKVK, from the exons ATGGCAATCATACTGCAAGAAGCCCAGGAGTGGTATCGGGACCTCATGGACAATAAAAGCG ATCCTCGCGTGAACAACTTTTTCCTGCTATCCTCGCCACTGCCCACACTCGCTATGTGCATATTCTATGCCTACTTCAGTAAATCTCTGGGACCAAGGCTTATGGCCAAACGAAAACCAATGGAGCTGCGATCAGTGTTAGTCATTTACAACGCGATACAGACGATATTTAGCGCGTGGATCTTCTATGAG TACTTAATGAGCGGATGGTGGGGTCATTACAGCTTAAAGTGCCAGCCCGTGGACTATAGCACTAGTGGCCTGGCTATGCGG ATGGTGAACATTTGCTGGTGGTACTACATATCGAAGTTCACAGAGTTCTTTGACACACTCTTCTTCATTCTGCGAAAGAAGAACGAGCACGTCTCTACACTGCACGTCATTCATCACGGCTGCATGCCCTTCTCTGTCTGGATGGGTCTTAAGTTTGCACCAG GCGGTCACAGCACATTCTTTGCCCTCCTCAACTCGTTCGTGCATATTGTGATGTATTTCTACTACATGATTGCCGCCATGGGTCCGAAATACCAAAAGTTCATTTGGTGGAAGAAGTACCTGACCACCTTCCAAATG GTTCAATTCGTGGCCATTTTCACGCACCAGTTCCAACTTCTGTTCCGCGAGTGTGACTACCCCAAGGGCTTCATGGTTTGGATAGGACTACACGGCGTGATGTTCCTTTTCCTCTTCTCCGACTTCTACAAAGCCAAATATCTCAACGCAGCTCGACGGCGCCGGCAAGCGGTCAAGGCCAATGGGCATGCCAATGGCCTGCATTCAAATGGGCACAGCAAGCATGTCGGAGAGGGGGACACCCTGGTCGCCAACGGCAGCAATACGGGGGCTTGTATG CCTGTGATGGAGGACGAGTATGTCAAGAGCAACGGGCACGCGAATGGTGCCTACAAGGACGGCTTTTTCAAGGAGGGTGTGTTATCCAACAACGATGCCATCTTCAACCCGGACAGCAGTAGTTCTAGTCTGCACCAGCGCAAAGTCAAATAA
- the sac gene encoding dynein axonemal heavy chain 1, whose amino-acid sequence MDPENLEVDRNDDDSQESDATSLSSVSYKENEDPQLKHDADKAICIMPPRPGTAMMNYQELFIPRNQLTDVYYPIQEAQRWLTLMDKMGKAHRFPLPTILPKVIQTRYVPKRHLPKDVEVDRRRRQYQKINLVEELAKAGLTDDVLQPTEEQYNVMSEFAFPHKFPLSYFDDSNFDINSPAAWFELGVVGDAHYPLPAKAYLPYNQSLLNCQWGMAAVTAHHEDSDLWTLLSLEDGCTYKVPKLQFMFMAENPHKYIKRLQAAVHERHKGEQLMLMELIVDCVLHEDIESTVFYSFKPIESVLQAAKVSEQCKRRLRSEVNLVFERLMALYELEQFILKMPKEFPQFRNINLKEFLPRSFAVDVSGKEREELQALGITMQEKRYDYLKASLFYCGGGIEAMAGVAIECQHIETLSIFICSFSKPLALVDFLQAQEAHSDNVATFLKVYWPQQLTTVITVVLRALGKGWLDISLNTWTVYLMCKISRFILQVKFRMQESMEVLLETSLVNFSHFVCDPCLQFLPLKSNYKWTSNYIDTEFPFHKPVFAMTLGINEDRKVFYSTDPDEFQPGLVEIFKKCLEKAAGVRLIDASVMSFLKFAPNLYILTVELIEDRFLRENEILKNCYAKAVLPLRAYARLYERFIDFYLLNINTYMQAYAQARKPSSEVKRDILEHKRLKEEVREILPAFITIGPFYINVDTLKQFMIRKRIEIVRRIFEYYVDRMYETNEVLLDRCLEMFRRIAERPISIEHLYEIRDFALTVPDLVDELKADIQVMWLEYDLLDSFFYNLSDHQFAMKWNVYAWPHQIMVRLFTLKDEQKVDIEEFLRLHSSECQAFEERLESLNDEVQAYSLAFNTNRAQETSVDIKKTWALIKELEKVSQTLQFRQELFELEPLSVQFLESIIDSFTPYKNLWYACANFLKLEEATEGNPIAQLDLEDVWNNLMKLRDELSESMQIFNEKIEIMEVAKTFIAKIDDFVPVYNSIKDLRNENWMYIHWQELSLVTGQEIKYTVAMNYQYLIRKGILDFLPEVHNISEKANNEAEEILRAIEEEEKRKQAALDALLLRKQLRKCRRDIL is encoded by the coding sequence ATGGATCCGGAAAACTTAGAGGTGGACAGAAATGACGACGATTCCCAGGAGTCAGACGCGACCAGCCTTAGCTCTGTAAGCTACAAGGAGAACGAAGATCCTCAATTAAAGCATGATGCCGACAAAGCCATTTGTATCATGCCGCCACGTCCAGGAACTGCTATGATGAACTACCAGGAGCTCTTTATACCAAGAAATCAGCTAACTGATGTCTACTACCCCATTCAGGAGGCGCAGCGCTGGCTTACGCTGATGGACAAGATGGGCAAGGCACATCGTTTCCCACTGCCCACGATCCTTCCAAAAGTGATCCAGACCCGCTACGTCCCGAAGCGGCACCTTCCCAAGGACGTAGAGGTGGACCGAAGACGTCGCCAGTATCAGAAGATCAACCTGGTAGAGGAGCTGGCCAAGGCGGGGCTCACCGACGACGTCCTTCAGCCCACCGAGGAGCAGTACAACGTAATGTCCGAGTTCGCCTTCCCGCACAAGTTTCCACTGAGCTATTTCGACGACAGCAACTTTGACATTAACTCGCCTGCGGCTTGGTTCGAGCTCGGAGTTGTTGGGGATGCCCACTACCCGCTTCCAGCCAAGGCTTACCTACCCTACAACCAGAGCCTGCTTAACTGCCAGTGGGGCATGGCAGCCGTCACCGCGCATCACGAGGACTCGGACCTCTGGACTCTTCTGTCGCTGGAAGACGGATGCACCTACAAAGTACCCAAGCTACAGTTCATGTTCATGGCCGAGAACCCACACAAGTACATCAAGCGGCTCCAAGCCGCCGTTCATGAGCGGCACAAGGGGGAGCAGCTGATGCTGATGGAGCTAATCGTGGACTGCGTCTTGCACGAGGACATTGAGTCCACGGTGTTCTACAGcttcaagcccatagagtcgGTGCTGCAAGCTGCCAAGGTGTCAGAGCAGTGCAAGCGGCGCTTGCGCTCCGAAGTGAATTTGGTGTTCGAGCGCCTGATGGCCCTATATGAACTGGAGCAGTTTATCCTGAAGATGCCAAAGGAGTTTCCCCAGTTCCGGAACATCAACCTCAAGGAGTTCCTGCCCCGCTCCTTCGCTGTCGATGTCTCCGGAAAGGAGCGCGAGGAGCTGCAGGCCCTCGGTATCACCATGCAGGAGAAGCGGTACGACTACTTGAAGGCGAGTCTTTTCTACTGCGGGGGCGGCATCGAGGCTATGGCCGGAGTTGCCATCGAGTGCCAGCACATCGAGACCCTTTCGATCTTTATCTGCAGCTTCAGCAAGCCCTTGGCCCTTGTTGACTTCCTGCAGGCGCAAGAGGCACATAGCGACAACGTGGCCACGTTCCTCAAGGTCTATTGGCCACAGCAGCTCACAACCGTCATCACTGTAGTACTCCGAGCTCTGGGAAAGGGATGGCTGGACATATCCCTTAACACCTGGACAGTCTATCTCATGTGCAAAATCTCGAGGTTCATACTGCAGGTGAAATTTCGCATGCAAGAGTCCATGGAGGTGCTACTCGAGACGTCTCTGGTCAACTTCTCACACTTTGTTTGCGATCCGTGTCTGCAGTTCCTCCCACTGAAGTCCAACTACAAATGGACCAGCAACTACATCGACACAGAGTTTCCCTTCCACAAACCTGTGTTTGCAATGACCCTTGGCATTAACGAAGACCGAAAAGTCTTTTACTCCACTGACCCAGATGAATTCCAGCCGGGCCTGGTAGAGATCTTCAAGAAGTGCCTGGAGAAGGCGGCTGGAGTGCGGCTCATAGATGCGTCTGTCATGAGTTTTCTGAAATTCGCCCCGAACCTGTACATCCTGACGGTGGAGTTGATCGAAGACCGCTTCCTAAGGGAGAATGAGATTTTAAAGAACTGCTACGCCAAGGCAGTGCTGCCTCTCAGGGCCTACGCCCGACTGTACGAAAGGTTTATAGATTTTTACCTTCTGAACATTAACACATACATGCAGGCATATGCTCAGGCCCGAAAGCCATCTTCCGAGGTGAAGCGAGACATCCTCGAGCACAAGCGGCTAAAGGAGGAGGTCCGGGAAATTCTCCCTGCCTTTATTACAATCGGACCGTTCTACATAAACGTGGATACACTGAAGCAATTTATGATAAGGAAGCGCATCGAAATCGTGAGACGAATCTTCGAGTACTACGTTGACCGAATGTATGAGACGAATGAGGTTCTGCTGGACCGCTGCCTGGAGATGTTTCGGAGGATCGCTGAACGGCCGATCAGCATTGAGCACCTGTACGAGATTCGCGACTTTGCATTGACTGTCCCGGACCTGGTGGATGAGCTGAAAGCGGATATACAGGTCATGTGGCTAGAGTACGACCTACTGGACAGCTTCTTCTACAACTTGAGTGACCATCAGTTTGCCATGAAGTGGAACGTCTATGCCTGGCCGCACCAGATAATGGTCCGGTTATTTACCTTGAAAGATGAGCAAAAGGTGGATATTGAGGAGTTCCTACGCCTGCACTCCAGCGAATGTCAAGCATTCGAGGAGCGGCTAGAGTCCCTGAATGATGAAGTGCAGGCCTACTCACTAGCGTTTAATACAAACCGGGCCCAGGAGACGTCGGTGGATATCAAAAAGACGTGGGCACTGATCAAGGAACTCGAGAAGGTCAGCCAGACCCTGCAATTTCGCCAGGAACTCTTTGAGCTGGAGCCGCTCTCTGTGCAGTTTCTAGAGAGCATTATAGATAGCTTCACCCCCTACAAGAACTTGTGGTACGCCTGTGCAAACTTTCTAAAACTTGAAGAGGCCACCGAGGGCAATCCAATAGCGCAACTGGATCTGGAGGATGTGTGGAATAACCTGATGAAGCTTCGCGACGAACTGTCGGAatccatgcaaatatttaatGAAAAGATCGAGATTATGGAGGTTGCCAAAACTTTTATTGCAAAAATTGACGACTTTGTTCCAGTTTACAACAGCATAAAAGACCTTCGAAATGAGAACTGGATGTACATTCACTGGCAAGAACTTAGCTTGGTTACCGGCCAAGAGATCAAGTACACCGTTGCCATGAATTATCAGTATCTAATACGTAAGGGCATCTTGGATTTCTTGCCTGAGGTCCACAATATATCGGAGAAGGCCAACAACGAGGCGGAGGAAATCCTTCGCGCCATAGAAGAGGAGGAGAAGCGGAAGCAGGCCGCACTGGACGCTCTTTTATTGCGTAAACAGTTGCGCAAGTGTCGCAGGGATATTCTATAA